The DNA segment ACTCAGCCGCGAATGCAAAACGCCCGTTGTTGCTCAACGAACTGACGAGCCTGCGTTGTTGCCGGTGTGACGGGCGGGGGTGGTGCCGTTCGGCCGGCCGGGCTCGGCAGCGGGTGTCCGAGCAGGATACGACGCACCCAGACGGTCTGTGTGCCGCTCCGGGCAACGCGCACCCGCCGAATGGGTGAGCAAGGGGTGAGAGACATGTAACAGGTCACGGACAAGTGCCCGCGCATGTGCGGAGCGTGCCCGGACGGCATTGTCCCGCAGCGCTGATACGCTGGTAGCCCGTGGACCGGTGGGCCTCTTCTTTGGAGGGGAAATCCGAAAAGGGCACCTCCGAACCGCAGCGACGGCGCCGTCGGAGTTCTCCGGCAGGCAGTCGCCCCGCACCCTCCAGAACGCGACCACGGGAGCCCCCTCTTGGCCATGCCAAAATCCACGACGACCAAGCACATCTTCGTCACCGGGGGTGTCGCCTCCTCGCTCGGCAAGGGGCTGACGGCCTCCAGCCTCGGCATGTTGCTCAAGGCCCGCGGTCTGCGCGTCGTCATGCAGAAGCTCGACCCGTATCTCAACGTCGACCCCGGCACGATGAACCCCTTCCAGCACGGCGAGGTCTTCGTCACCAACGACGGCGCCGAGACCGACCTGGACATCGGGCACTACGAACGCTTCCTCGACCGTGACCTGGACGGCTCCGCCAACGTCACCACGGGCCAGGTCTACTCCACAGTGATCGCCAAGGAGCGGCGCGGCGAATACCTGGGCGACACCGTGCAGGTCATCCCGCACATCACCAACGAGATCAAGCACCGCATCCGCCGCATGGCGACGGACGAGGTCGACGTCGTGATCACCGAGGTCGGCGGCACGGTCGGCGACATCGAGTCGCTGCCGTTCCTGGAGACCGTCCGCCAGGTACGGCACGAGGTCGGCCGCGACAACGTGTTCGTCGTCCATATCTCGCTCCTGCCCTACATCGGTCCCTCGGGCGAGCTGAAGACGAAGCCCACCCAGCACTCGGTTGCGGCGCTGCGCAACATCGGTATCCAGCCGGACGCGATCGTGCTGCGCTGCGACCGCGAGGTGCCGACCGCGATCAAGCGGAAGATCTCGCTGATGTGCGACGTCGACGAGGCCGCCGTGGTCGCCTGTCCCGACGCCCGCTCGATCTACGACATCCCGAAGGTCGTGCACACCGAGGGCCTGGACGCCTACGTCGTGCGCAAGCTGGACCTGCCCTTCCGGGACGTGGACTGGACGACCTGGGACGACCTGCTCGACCGGGTCCACAAGCCCGACCACGAGATCACCCTCGCCCTGGTCGGCAAGTACATCGACCTGCCCGACGCCTACCTCTCGGTCACCGAGGCACTGCGCGCGGGCGGCTTCGCCAACCGGGCCCGGGTGAAGATCAAATGGGTCACCTCCGACGACTGCAAGACCGCGGCCGGCGCCCAGGCGCAGCTCGGTGACGTCGACGCCATCTGCATCCCCGGCGGCTTCGGGGACCGCGGGGTGCTCGGCAAGGTCGGCGCGATCCGCTACGCGCGCGAGAACCGGCTTCCGCTGCTCGGTCTCTGTCTCGGCCTGCAGTGCATCGTGATCGACGCGGCCCGCAACCTCGCGGGCATCTCCGACGCCAACTCCACCGAGTTCGACCCGGCCACCTCCCACCCGGTCATCTCCACCATGGCCGAACAGCTCGACATCGTCGCCGGTGACGGCGACATGGGCGGCACGATGCGGCTCGGCATGTACCCGGCCAAACTGGCCGAGGGCTCGATCGTGCGCGAGGTGTACGACGGCAAGGAATACGTCGAGGAGCGCCACCGGCACCGTTACGAGGTGAACAACGCCTACCGCGCGGAGCTGGAGAAGAAGGCCGGCATCGTCTTCTCCGGCACCTCCCCGGACGGCAAGCTCGTCGAGTACGTCGAGTACCCGCGCGAGGTCCACCCGTACCTGGTCGCGACCCAGGCGCACCCGGAGCTGCGCTCGCGTCCGACGCGTCCGCACCCGCTGTTCGCGGGCCTCGTCAAGGCCGCGGTCGAGCGGAAGATCTCGAAGTAATAAACCGGTTGTACGGTTGCCGGGGCGCGAAACCCTCGATCGGGGTGCGCCCCGGCCGCCCCTACGCGCCCGTACGCCTGCACGTCTGGGAAGGACCGCAATGACCGGAACGACCATCAAGGACACACCGGAGGAGTGGGAGGTCCGGGCGACCAGGACGCCCTTCGTCGGCAACAAGACCTCCGTGCGCACCGACGACGTGGTCATGCCCGACGGGACCGTGGCCCACCGCGACTACCAGGTCCACCCCGGGTCCGTCGCCGTCCTGGCCCTCGACGACGCCGACCGCGCCCTGGTGCTGCGCCAATACCGTCACCCCGTGCGCCACAAGTTGTGGGAGATCCCGGCCGGCCTGCTCGACGTCCCCGGCGAGAACCCGCTGCACGCCGCCCAGCGGGAGCTGTACGAGGAGGCGCACGTCAAGGCCGAGGACTGGCGGGTGCTGACCGACGTCTACACCACCGCCGGCGGCTGCGACGAGGCCGTACGGATCTTCCTGGCCCGGGGGCTGTCCGAGGCCGAGGGCGACCGCTTCGAGGTGGAGGACGAAGAGGCGGACATGGAACTGGCCCGGGTGCCCGTCGCGGACCTGGTCCGCGGGGTGCTGGCCGGTGAACTGCACAACAACTGCCTGGTGGTGGGCGTGCTTTCGCTCGTCGCCGCGCGGGACCAGGACGGACTCGACACGCTGCGTCCGGCCGAGGCGCCGTGGCCTGCCCGCCCCTTCGACGCCTGAACCACCCCGGCCCCCAGGACACCTCTCGCGATGTGACCATCGGCTGATCCGATCGAGGGACGCATCCGCCGTGCTCCACACGGAACGTAGCAGAGCGTGAACTAGGCTCTGAAAAACGCCCGATCC comes from the Streptomyces sp. KMM 9044 genome and includes:
- a CDS encoding CTP synthase; amino-acid sequence: MPKSTTTKHIFVTGGVASSLGKGLTASSLGMLLKARGLRVVMQKLDPYLNVDPGTMNPFQHGEVFVTNDGAETDLDIGHYERFLDRDLDGSANVTTGQVYSTVIAKERRGEYLGDTVQVIPHITNEIKHRIRRMATDEVDVVITEVGGTVGDIESLPFLETVRQVRHEVGRDNVFVVHISLLPYIGPSGELKTKPTQHSVAALRNIGIQPDAIVLRCDREVPTAIKRKISLMCDVDEAAVVACPDARSIYDIPKVVHTEGLDAYVVRKLDLPFRDVDWTTWDDLLDRVHKPDHEITLALVGKYIDLPDAYLSVTEALRAGGFANRARVKIKWVTSDDCKTAAGAQAQLGDVDAICIPGGFGDRGVLGKVGAIRYARENRLPLLGLCLGLQCIVIDAARNLAGISDANSTEFDPATSHPVISTMAEQLDIVAGDGDMGGTMRLGMYPAKLAEGSIVREVYDGKEYVEERHRHRYEVNNAYRAELEKKAGIVFSGTSPDGKLVEYVEYPREVHPYLVATQAHPELRSRPTRPHPLFAGLVKAAVERKISK
- a CDS encoding NUDIX domain-containing protein, coding for MTGTTIKDTPEEWEVRATRTPFVGNKTSVRTDDVVMPDGTVAHRDYQVHPGSVAVLALDDADRALVLRQYRHPVRHKLWEIPAGLLDVPGENPLHAAQRELYEEAHVKAEDWRVLTDVYTTAGGCDEAVRIFLARGLSEAEGDRFEVEDEEADMELARVPVADLVRGVLAGELHNNCLVVGVLSLVAARDQDGLDTLRPAEAPWPARPFDA